GGATGCTGCTTACAGGGTGTCCCTCTTACCCTTTTGTGGGAGAACATTGCAAATTTGTGGTATTTTTTGCTCTGAAGAATACAAAGAAGGTAGTCAGAGGAGGTGAGAAGCCAGTGAATCCCTTACCTTCCCCAGCAGTTGCAGAGCAGGTACCCAAGTGCAGATGGGGTTGATGTGAAATGTGTTATGAAAGAAGGCATGGGCTGGCAAGTTCCCCCTCAGCATTAAGGAGTGGTGAGCTCTCTCAAGATCTGTGAGTGCCAGGAAGGAGgggaattccttccttccctgggctCCTAGTGAACACCCATGAGGAGAGTGCCACACATATTTCCTGCCATGCAGCAGGAAAGCAGTTCCCTGGGACACCAGGCCATGAAATGTCTGTGGTTGGGCAAATACAAGCAAAACAGGGCAACTTTCCTGGCTGGATTTAGGGGCGTGAGTGGGGAAGACAAGGAATGGCTGGATGGGTTGATTGGAAAAACAGTGCCAGTTGCAAATCCGCCATCCACATTTGACATCTAGCTTGTCAGTCCTCTGATGTCCAGCTGCATGTGAGGAACCCTtggaataaataaaaccatCTTCCCACTTGTAAGTGTCACTCCATCCCTTCAAAGAATTTCCATCTGCCCAAGATCTGACCCAATGTGTTGGGTGAAAATTTCTGGGTGAAATTAGGCCTTCTTTTACTCTCACACAATACTAATTCTCTGAAATTGGTTTGCACAGATGTGAGGGAAGAATTTGGCCCACTCTgtttaatatataaatatatatataaaacaaatagattttatttatatatgcaATCCAGTAAAGGAGATTAAACAGAGTAGGATgcctagtaattttttttttgttactcaGTTTCCTCCTCCATTGACTGTTCTCGTGTATGTATACAATACATTCCCAGGTTCTGGTTTATGCAGGTATGTGTGTTATGAAATGTCATTAATGGTGGTTGGTCTGCATATTCGTCTAATAAATAATAACTAATATTGTGTATGTAATATCAATACAGAAATGACTAATTTTAATAGAATAAATCTTTGGCTTTTTGTTCTGTTAGTGTGATTTAAACAAGCCAACAAAGTTTGGAGTAGGTTGTTTTCCTTAAGAGGCATGAAAAGCAACTATTATCGTGTTACAATGTTAAAATATTCAGTCTTCTTTGACAGACAAATGTGTACTGTGTAggcattgcaaaaaaaaaacaaaaaccttaaaaaaaatatcccaCCTGCTCTAAGGCATTTGAATTTTTACAAATGTTTATCGTGCCAAATACGTGCAAAGATATAatttactgttttaaaaaaatcataaaagcaTATGTTATAGCACACAAAGAATTATTTTGTCATCAAGTGATTTCAATCTTTAGtgttaatatttatatttagattaatttttataaatgaaaatattttaatgggtAAAATGAAACTATATGACCTATTTGATGAAGTCTGAGTGAATATTAAGCTTGCCTTGTTGTTGTTATCTGCATACTCACCAAGAATTATTGTCAAGAGAAATTATAAAAGAGTAAAAGCGATTTATGAAAAGAATGCCTTTTCAATTACTTGAttcataaagaaaaccaaaaagttCTTCTCTGTTGTTTGGATTTATGTGCACTTTGGCCCAGAAGCGTGCAGAACCCACAGCCACACCCAGTGCTGAGGCACTGCCTGTCCACAAGTGACACCGTCACACCTGGGACATGGGCATCTCCACAGAGGTGCCGGGGTTTGCCGAGGGCAAGGGGGCACGCTAGGTTCACACCTCCTCCTCTAGGATTGGGGTGGGAGGAATCCTGTTAGGAACACTGGATGCTGTTCTTCAAACCATCGAGTCTGTTGGGTGAAATATCATCTCAAGCACAGTTTCTCAGGCAGAATTTCTTGATCTCTCTCTGGGATTGCTACAAAAACTGAGCAGGAACCCTGCCGATAACCTCGGTCTCACACTTCCAAAGTTCCTAGCAATGAATGCCGATCAAAATATTTATCAGCATATCTTCTCCACCATTAAAGCACTCAGTAAAATTAGTGTGTTTTAAGTAACACTTTGGGTTAACAACTTTCTTGTATTATAAATGGTAGTAACTCCCTTATTATAATAAAAACCCATCCCTTGCTGACAGTCCATttgcaaaaagagaaagaaggattAAAATGTCTGCAATGGTTAATTCAACCATTATTCAATTTTAGTAGTAATTCTCACAAAGCACAACTAGAAGTGGAAGTCCATTCAAATTTATCCTTTGCAGAATGATTCATGACCTGGATTTAACCATCTGTTATTACCTAAATTGTAAATTATCTTTTTTGGATATAAATCATAGATTAAACTCTATTATTCCTCCTAACAGTTATTAATCAAGATGAAACACATTGTAAGTAACACTTCTTACAAAAGCAATACAGCAAAGTTATATTAACATGAGTAAATATGGGTATTGAGCTGCATCTTCAGGCTTATTGATGTGGACTAATGTAGTAGATGGTACGTGGCTTGTGATCCTCAAGGAGTGAGTTTAGCTTGCTCAGACAGTGTACTTGGAAATAATGACATTGTTTTAAAGGGAATCAACTCattcaggccctttccccttttggataaTGGTGCATGGTTATATGCAGTAGGCACAAAACTACTCCAAGGAATTCAATTAGCCAACTGGTTTTTTCTTCAGCAGGGAGAAAATACTTATCTTTGATAGGAGCTCCTCTTTGTTCATTAATATCCCTCCAGCAGTAGAGGATGAATCATGAAGGGCCAGTGGGTACTTCAGGGAGACATCCTTAGGAGTGGATGTTAACAATCTCTATAAAAGCTACACACAGAGAACCAGCATTTCATGCCATTAATGCAGGTACATTAAAAATTGGTAAGagccttttgtctttcttccaaccattgctttttatttttacatattaACAGCCATTGACCTTGAAATATGACAGGAGGGTTTAAATGTAAATGATACATTTAACACTGTAGAGTTTAAATCCCAACCCAAATGCTGTGTGGGTTTTGGATAAACCTAACAGTGAACCTAGCAGCGAACAGGATCAGGAGATTGATGGGGATGCACAatgaagaaacatttttataagctgtggtggcactcagtgctggtGTCCATGCATTGTCTTTTGCCTGCACCCTGAACATGTTTCTTTTTGAAGGTACTTGGCAcgagaagcagaaaagaagaGCAGCGTGGGATTGCTAGGCAAAAGCAGAACTGTAGGTCTGAGGTGCAGGGGAGGGCACAATTCAAAGAACAGAGGTTGGATTGCCACCTTGGGGAACAGAAATCACCAGTCATTGTCCTCTGTGTCCAATAATTTTTGCTCCCACAAAGCATTCAAGATGAAATCCAGGTGTCTGCTCACAGGCCTCAGGCTGCCACGACTGCTTCTCAGCTGCCTCTTCCCAAAGCGACCGATGGGGCGAACACCACGGCCCACATACCAAAAAGGGTCGATCTCAGGACCTGCAATTCAAAGCAGTCAATGAGGATGTACCACTGCACTTGGAGGCAGCATTTCCTGAACATCTTGAGGATGTTAGACAGCTTActtgcagcccatggggaaaaaaagggaaaggccACAGACAGACGCACAGCTTACTGGTGCCTTTGAGGGTTACTTTCCGTGTATAGAGCCCAAAGGAAGAAGATTCAGATGCAAAATTAATTGTCATCCATCTGGGATGCAACCTGCATTTCTAACATAAGCCAAAGGGCCCATCGAAATTTTCTGCAGTAGGTACCAGGTACACTATTTCTACAGGCTAACAAATCCACTGGATTGCAGAGGGGGTTC
This genomic interval from Aphelocoma coerulescens isolate FSJ_1873_10779 chromosome 2, UR_Acoe_1.0, whole genome shotgun sequence contains the following:
- the LOC138105742 gene encoding prolactin-releasing peptide-like produces the protein MWHPTSWTPRAQWTPNHLKLVTVYVLMLLVSLSFASGQSRPFKHQIDNRSPEIDPFWYVGRGVRPIGRFGKRQLRSSRGSLRPVSRHLDFILNALWEQKLLDTEDNDW